A region from the Palaemon carinicauda isolate YSFRI2023 chromosome 16, ASM3689809v2, whole genome shotgun sequence genome encodes:
- the LOC137655913 gene encoding serine-rich adhesin for platelets-like codes for MWHSGCETVNPHVRAQGRLWRDLGGMEGVMFPPVPDRSLKGTNARFPPPPDSSSPDSILPKRNTSFLWNKNIQGSIDLDGSFDQDSFFQMHKHLLAESDQSTELEKSLYERRKGIAGTYSTLESKTHSEFTSAHETQLYAGMTTPYDELTYEETLFEVKVDGVKPPIVEKMESPLPQTSEEETALQNFLKQRQLSTRNKRNLPKLEPKKLQSDVDMLSNGTEEKGYPKKSNIPRRNPSLAPQSGLDRPRLKLRSESLRNGHSGHHHHRSVENKHNYDGMLSEGLIKSYIEERIKAVERQIRMEVTEEAHMRKHTRPKPKTPFPDMSSANAPTPGPSNSSSKEFILREIAAVLAAKGYLPSVQAQNQGLLKFTESSHFNELHDKGHLDRDDTLRPGSSITSSKLGKVQRYKAASPRSSPLRARKGGQNSASSTYKSHKESNRDTSLRSIQDSPKSKRSSHFSTHSVAEVADLKRRKRKTNGSRSSLTSLLRTQDSSSSDTDLANTFRSRQQSIISKISTTHAHPSDMGNNCSDNQGNLKQGIYASPSFPANEQSTSLNESNKTHDEKPPQVVHSEKNIENPQPLPGLKNVVEVKTEQVSATTTPSKPSEETSNAAPELAPKANRRIPPPRPPAPSIPIYQSISPSGSSHYQQIQGQVLTATKLLPPVIPPKGPPPPVPKRPKRIWNPHSKPELPLPAKLSSSVPAAPEAKILPSVKENKTYVSKEEVSVTSSPSESPVSKATTTSTIESENTTDTGITCITNQTQETQLSLTQETVEKDPSEESKEAAKDSASGSPQRVSRDQHVAGSRGDCREGSPQQSSPTRQSLGRSSATSHHNEDRSETDYFLMDDHTAGRPTSHEREGVFVWPTPQVAIALSGLTVSNGTQRCRLVGSSEECVGPEPSAMFIPLPHSHSPSLPLSLTPTLPPSLSLPPTVLIMKERTGGLREYPDFMVVQILHFRISTSHASERIASSNHDWGSSQIWGRACAVRRLSSRLKTSYQKTEDYLISPRHSFSGFTGKEFILAPGVGGGLQI; via the exons ATGTGGCACTCGGGATGTGAGACGGTGAACCCACACGTCCGGGCACAGGGTCGACTGTGGAGAGATTTAGGTGGTATGGAAGGTGTCATGTTCCCGCCAGTACCTGACAGGTCACTGAAGGGCACCAATGCCCGCTTCCCTCCACCTCCAGATTCCTCCTCCCCAGACTCCATCCTGCCTAAGAGGAACACATCCTTCCTGTGGAATAAAAACATACAGGGCAGTATTGACTTGGATGGGTCTTTTGATCAGGACTCCTTCTTTCAAATGCACAAACACTTATTGGCTGAAAGTGATCAATCAACTGAGCTTGAAAAGAGTCTCTACGAACGTAGGAAGGGCATAGCAGGCACCTACTCTACTCTGGAGAGTAAAACCCATTCAGAATTCACCTCTGCTCACGAAACGCAGCTATATGCTGGGATGACAACGCCGTATGACGAGCTAACCTATGAGGAGACACTCTTTGAAGTGAAAGTCGATGGGGTAAAACCTCCAATTGTTGAAAAAATGGAGAGCCCGCTGCCACAGACAAGTGAGGAGGAAACAGCACTCCAGAACTTCTTAAAACAAAGACAGTTGAGTACTAGAAATAAAAGAAACTTACCAAAACTAGAACCAAAGAAATTGCAGTCTGACGTTGACATGCTAAGTAACGGGACGGAAGAGAAAGGTTACCCCAAGAAGAGTAACATTCCTCGAAGAAACCCAAGTTTAGCACCGCAATCAGGTCTGGACAGACCAAGGTTGAAGCTTCGAAGTGAGAGTCTTCGCAATGGGCATAGCGGTCACCACCACCATCGTTCAGTTGAGAACAAGCATAACTATGATGGCATGCTGTCCGAGGGATTGATAAAATCTTATATTGAGGAGCGTATTAAGGCAGTCGAAAGGCAGATAAGAATGGAAGTGACCGAAGAAGCTCATATGCGAAAACATACTAGACCAAAACCTAAGACTCCTTTCCCAGATATGTCCTCTGCTAATGCCCCTACTCCTGGTCCTTCAAACAGTTCAAGCAAAGAATTCATCCTCCGGGAAATTGCAGCTGTTTTAGCTGCAAAGGGATACCTGCCAAGCGTTCAGGCTCAGAATCAAGGGTTACTCAAGTTTACAGAATCATCTCATTTTAATGAGTTGCACGACAAGGGGCATCTTGACAGAGATGATACCTTACGACCAGGCAGCTCCATAACTAGTTCTAAGTTAGGAAAAGTTCAGCGATATAAGGCTGCCTCACCAAGGAGCTCACCGCTTAGAGCTCGAAAAGGGGGACAGAACTCTGCAAGCAGCACATACAAGAGTCATAAAGAGTCCAACAGAGATACTAGTCTAAGATCCATTCAAGATTCACCAAAGTCCAAGAGAAGTAGTCATTTTAGCACCCATTCTGTTGCAGAAGTGGCCGATTTAAAAAGGAGAAAGAGGAAAACCAATGGTTCACGAAGCAGTTTGACAAGTCTCTTGCGCACCCAAGATTCTTCCAGTAGTGATACAGACCTTGCAAATACCTTTCGTTCTCGGCAACAGAGTATTATTAGCAAAATATCTACTACTCATGCTCATCCATCAGACATGGGTAATAACTGTAGCGACAATCAAGGTAATTTGAAGCAGGGTATATATGCATCACCAAGCTTTCCTGCTAATGAGCAGTCAACATCTCTGAATGAAAGTAATAAAACTCATGATGAAAAACCACCACAAGTGGTTCATTcagagaaaaatattgaaaacccACAGCCTTTACCTGGGTTGAAAAATGTAGTTGAAGTTAAAACAGAACAGGTATCTGCTACCACAACACCAAGCAAGCCCTCTGAAGAAACTAGCAATGCAGCGCCTGAACTAGCCCCTAAAGCTAACCGTCGTATACCCCCTCCTCGCCCTCCGGCACCATCGATACCCATATACCAGTCCATCTCACCTTCGGGGTCATCTCATTACCAGCAAATTCAGGGACAGGTATTAACTGCAACTAAATTGCTTCCACCAGTTATACCACCAAAAGGTCCACCCCCACCAGTACCCAAAAGGCCCAAGAGGATATGGAATCCTCATAGCAAACCAGAGTTACCACTGCCTGCTAAGTTGTCCAGCTCAGTTCCCGCAGCCCCGGAAGCTAAAATCTTACCCTcagttaaagaaaataaaacatatgtCTCTAAGGAAGAGGTCTCAGTAACGTCATCTCCTTCTGAATCCCCAGTCTCAAAAGCAACGACGACCTCGACTATCGAGAGCGAAAATACAACGGACACCGGCATCACCTGTATCACGAACCAGACGCAGGAGACGCAGTTGTCCCTGACTCAGGAGACCGTCGAGAAAGATCCTTCAGAGGAATCTAAAGAAGCAGCGAAGGACTCTGCAAGTGGGTCACCGCAGAGGGTCTCTCGAGACCAGCACGTGGCCGGGAGCAGGGGAGATTGCCGGGAAGGATCCCCCCAGCAGAGTAGTCCTACTAGACAGTCCTTGGGACGTTCTTCAGCCACATCCCACCATAACGAAGATCGCTCGGAAACAGATTACTTTCTCATGGATGATCACACAGCAGGTAGGCCCACGTCTCATGAA AGGGAAGGTGTGTTTGTATGGCCAACGCCACAGGTGGCCATTGCTCTTAGTGGCCTAACTGTTAGCAACGGGACACAGCGCTGTCGGTTAGTGGGTAGTTCAGAAGAATGTGTTGGTCCGGAGCCCTCGGCCATGTT TATTCCTCTCCCTCACTCCCACTCTCCCTCACTCCCACTCTCCCTCACTCccactctccctccctccctttcacTCCCTCCAACAGTACTTATAATGAAAGAGAGAACAGGTGGACTAC